The Fulvivirga ligni genome window below encodes:
- a CDS encoding relaxase/mobilization nuclease domain-containing protein — protein sequence MRIVTGKNVKGVIHYHESKISSGSAVCIEASGFLRDVALLTTEDKIKRLENRNLLNRRAKTNTMHISLNFDPSESFTDHQLVSISKEYMKGIGFEEQPYLLYKHIDAAHPHVHLVSTIIKADGTRIATHQLAKKISEPVRKDIERKFHLVAASHGKRQLKGILMPGYGASPTKHMIDETVGIIMNTYLYNSFNSFQILLKIYGVVAMPVHQNLGLLYSLCDSDGKPRGVPIKASALKCHATFKKIRQLCNRNISKQDVYKSNLINKIEAARLHFKQGWAKSLEDSKVLVVWHKSSEGQIYGVSFIDHEQRVVFKGSDLGKMYSASSLLNKVIKDDKETIQIDFVKPLKVIDLHQILGPLLRSEGGQYAGEDQLQYFRHRQKKKKKKS from the coding sequence GTGAGGATAGTTACAGGTAAAAATGTGAAAGGCGTTATTCATTATCATGAAAGTAAGATCTCCTCGGGTAGTGCGGTCTGCATAGAAGCTTCTGGCTTTTTGCGTGATGTGGCTCTGCTTACTACAGAAGATAAGATCAAGAGATTGGAGAATAGAAATTTATTAAATCGTAGAGCTAAAACTAATACCATGCATATTTCATTGAATTTTGATCCTTCTGAAAGCTTTACAGATCACCAGCTAGTAAGTATTTCTAAGGAATATATGAAAGGAATCGGATTTGAAGAGCAGCCCTATTTGCTTTATAAACATATTGATGCGGCTCATCCACATGTCCATCTTGTGAGCACTATAATTAAAGCTGATGGTACGCGTATTGCAACCCATCAGTTGGCTAAAAAAATATCCGAGCCTGTTCGAAAAGATATTGAGAGAAAATTTCATCTGGTGGCAGCTAGTCATGGAAAAAGACAGCTTAAAGGCATTTTGATGCCCGGCTATGGTGCGTCTCCAACGAAGCATATGATTGATGAAACGGTAGGCATAATTATGAATACCTATCTCTATAATTCTTTTAATTCTTTTCAAATATTATTAAAAATATATGGAGTAGTGGCTATGCCCGTACATCAAAATCTAGGGCTACTCTATAGCCTATGTGATTCAGATGGGAAGCCAAGAGGAGTTCCAATTAAGGCTAGCGCCTTAAAGTGTCATGCAACTTTTAAAAAGATAAGACAATTGTGCAATCGAAATATTAGCAAGCAAGATGTTTACAAAAGTAATCTAATAAATAAGATTGAAGCTGCTCGTTTACATTTCAAGCAAGGTTGGGCCAAATCACTTGAAGACAGCAAAGTTTTAGTAGTATGGCATAAAAGTAGTGAAGGGCAAATTTACGGTGTGTCATTTATAGATCACGAACAAAGAGTAGTTTTTAAGGGTAGTGATCTTGGCAAAATGTATAGTGCCTCATCCCTGCTTAATAAGGTTATTAAAGATGATAAAGAGACCATACAGATTGATTTTGTAAAGCCACTAAAAGTAATTGATCTACATCAAATCCTCGGACCCTTATTGAGATCAGAAGGAGGGCAGTATGCAGGCGAGGATCAGCTACAATATTTTCGACATAGACAGAAGAAAAAAAAGAAAAAATCATGA
- a CDS encoding plasmid mobilization relaxosome protein MobC, which yields MSQKDKRLKHVLTIRLSYKSIERLKSLMSRTNCTTLSEFARAILIKEKIDFYYRNGEMQDILEELIAIRMELKSIGVNLNQLTRYFHQVRFPSEKLQHASRVVQDIKSITDIVQKCMMIISKLSIRWS from the coding sequence ATGAGCCAGAAAGATAAAAGATTAAAACATGTTCTCACCATCAGATTAAGTTACAAGTCGATTGAGCGATTGAAATCATTAATGAGTCGAACAAATTGTACCACCTTGAGCGAATTTGCACGAGCGATATTGATTAAGGAAAAGATTGATTTTTATTACCGAAATGGTGAAATGCAGGATATTTTAGAAGAGCTTATCGCTATACGAATGGAGCTTAAGTCCATTGGGGTTAATCTCAATCAATTAACCAGATATTTTCATCAAGTTCGTTTTCCTTCTGAAAAGTTACAGCATGCATCCAGGGTAGTCCAGGATATCAAAAGTATTACTGATATAGTTCAGAAATGCATGATGATAATTTCCAAACTATCTATTAGGTGGTCGTGA